One stretch of Penaeus vannamei isolate JL-2024 chromosome 7, ASM4276789v1, whole genome shotgun sequence DNA includes these proteins:
- the LOC138862093 gene encoding uncharacterized protein: MTTVTVGLVGGAGVAAAAAVAGAVGLGLLALAGIGRRSSRRSSRRSYRHKNSHRYGREAPAAEKQEQEQAAALENLLEDVRLQDETGCGRRLLCELAKEDDQELSQEEFDILSLVGPDVKPGEGLLPPFSATGEYARARAFGRNGGDCDAAFPLCPFNGSQLMDNVMAYLP, encoded by the exons ATGACGACCGTGACCGTGGGCTTAGTGGGCGGTGCgggcgtcgccgccgccgccgccgtcgccgggGCCGTGGGCTTAGGCCTTCTGGCGCTGGCGGGAATAGGACGCCGCAGCAGCAGGCGCAGCAGCAGGCGTAGCTATAGGCACAAGAATAGCCACAGGTACGGCAGGGAGGCACCGGCAGCggagaagcaggagcaggagcaggccgCCGCCCTTGAGAACCTGCTGGAGGACGTGCGGCTGCAGGACGAGACGGGCTGCGGCAGGAGGCTCCTGTGCGAGCTGGCGAAGGAGGACGACCAGGAGCTCTCGCAGGAGGAGTTCGACATCCTCAGCCTGGTTGG cCCCGACGTGAAGCCCGGCGAGGGTCTCCTGCCCCCCTTCAGCGCCACCGGGGAGTACGCGCGCGCCAGGGCCTTCGGCAGGAACGGCGGGGACTGCGACGCCGCCTTCCCCCTGTGCCCCTTCAACGGCTCGCAGCTCATGGACAACGTCATGGCCTACTTGCCTTGA